DNA sequence from the Oncorhynchus keta strain PuntledgeMale-10-30-2019 chromosome 1, Oket_V2, whole genome shotgun sequence genome:
gtcacatctgtgaatgtggaatgtgttttgttggttgattgaaaaacaagaaaacttgataaaactttaaattgaagaaaaaaaaatcaattgTGATTCCAACTTACGTCCTTCCGTTCCTGTCTGTGGCCAGAACCTCTGTGTCAGAGACCACCGCCAGTAAGCTCTCCTCCCTCTGGAGCTGGTTCCAGAAGTATGCTGTGCTGTTCCAATTCTGGCCCATGTAGCTGAGCCAATATGAGCTAAAGCTATCCTGGCACTGGGGGCTAAAGCTATCCTGGCACTGGGGGCTAAAGCCATCCTGGCACTGGGGGCTAAAGCCATCCTGGCACTGGGGGCTAAAGCTATCCTGGCACTGGGGGCTAAAGCTATCCTGGCACTGGGGGCTAAAGCTATCCTGGCACTGGGGGCTAAAGCTATCCTGGCACTGGGGGCTAAAGCTATCCTGGCACTGGGGGCTAAAGCTATCTTGGCACTGGGGGCTAAAGCTATCCTGGCACTGGGGGCTAAAGCTATCCTGGCACTGGGGGCTAAAGCTATCCTGGCACTGGGGGCTAAAGCTATCCTGGCACTGGGGGCTAAAGCTATCCTGGTAGTCACTACCTCCATCCTGACCTAACTCATAGCTGGAGGACAGGGGGCTAGCAAAGCCCGAATATTGGGGAGATGGCACTTGACATTCACTGGTGTTGCTGGGGGAGTAAGTCATATATGAATCTGGACTGGGCATCATATTGTCGGATTCGTCGTTGATACACCGTCCTTGGGAGTTCAACGGAGGAACACTAGTGTTGTGATTGTGTGCAGAGCGGGATAGCTTTAGCTCTGACATACAGTAGTTTGTAGCTTGTTGTGGCATCTTTTTTTCCTGACTGAACTTCATTGAGTGACTATGCTGGAGTTGCTCTGGACTATTCCATGGTTGCACGTTGGGCTCTGGGCTGTAATCAGGTGACTCAGACGTGTTAGACTGGCTGTATGGTTTGCTGGCTTTGAGATCCTCCTCCAACACCTCCACTATTATGGCGAGTTCCTCCAGGCTCTTTGTAGGTTGTTTTCTCTGAAACACAGCGGCCACACATAATAAGTATGCAGTGTTGAGTGCTGAGAACTCCACGTTAGAGCAAGGCACACCTGGTGAAAGGACATGTCGGCTTATTCATATGATGTACTGTAAATCACTCACCTTGCTACTTCTGCGATCTCTATTGGTATTCACCCGTTTCTTCTCTCCTGTGAAGAATATAAGGAGTTTTGATAAGCAGGTTTCATGAAGTTGACAGTATCTTTGCTGTTGCATGCCCTTACCCACAACAGAAATGCTTGTGTAATAGTACATAATTGTTGTTGTGACAGTTTGTGTTATTTATGTTCATATTGTAATGATGAAATATCAGTAACACGTTTTAACTTGTATTGTTAGAAATCAGAATCCAACAAGTCTCTTTTTCAAATTGGCTGTGATATACTGTATTATTATGAAACAATACTAAGATGTAAAATATGCGTATGTCTTCCTACTAATTGATGTGTACATCATTATGCATTATATCTATAGGCTTTAAGTAAAGTTTTGACTACATTTTATGAATGTGAACCGCGTGTGATCAGCCTTACCCAATACCAAGCACTTTATGACACTTaatgtttgcagaaggtaaacaacCCTAATTCCAGAGCAGAACAAGACACACTTTTGAGGAGACAGCCAGAAGTGTTAAATCTTGGTTATAGGCCAAGAACATAAGCATAATAGAATTTTTACGAGGTTTTTTTCTAACCTTTCAATGCCTTGCCGCAGTTACCCTGTAGAAAGACGTAAAGGATAAACTGTGAATATGTCAAAATATCTGACTGGGGAATGTGGAAATGATCTTCCAAGCAATTAAGCCACcatgaatatacagtatgtcatacCTGGATATGTTTTGGGTCCATTCCCTTCGCTATGCGAATCTTATTAAGCATGTCTCTCACAGGCATTTTGACCCTGACTCCCAGGTACCTTTTCTCACCGTCATAGTTGGAGCGTTTTGGACCTGATGAATAAAACCATATTACAACAGAATGCAATTGATTTGTGAATTCAGACAGCCTAAAAAGAAACATGATATCTGATGATCATATTATCCTAAAATGTATCACTCATTCCAAAAAGTAATGCCTAAAATATGACTTAATGTAATTTACAAAAATGTATCACATGTACTGTATGAATCCTATAGATTGCACAGTACAGTATATGAACAACCAACAGTATGAGCCTTGCCTGTTGTAAGACAATATGAAAGCTCATACATGCTTATAACAAGTTATAAAGATTTATACCTGGATGTGCAGCCTGCTCTCATAGACTACACGTAACATAGTAAACTTATTTCGGCGACACTCAAATTAGTTACATAAGACAGGTaactagcaacccaaaggttgcgtgttcgaATCTCCTCActgacaactttagcattttaggtaattagcaacttttcaaatAATTACTACTTTTTTAtatactttgcaactacttagcatgtaagctagcccttcccctaaccctaaacattttagctagccagctagctaagattagcattagccacaacaaattggaattcgtaacatatcatgtATCTTGCAAATTCGTAACGGATTGTACGTATTGTAATTCTTACTATTTTGAAAGTTTAGGAAATTTGcaaacatatcatacgaattgtaattggataagagtgtctgctaaatgacttaaatgtaaatgtaattcataAATgaaatccacaaattaatacatgccatacgaaacgtaacatatcatactaaatggactGTCTTGGATTTCGTACAGAATAATATacatgctctgagaccaggttgggatGTCAGGTGTTACCAAACAGCTTTTGTATTGCACCTTTTAGTCTAATGTAGTCTACTCAACACAAGTTGACGCATTAAAGTGGTCATTCTCATTTTCAGTAAGGTTGTGATATAAAACATTTATGCATGTCAACTTCTTAAATTATGATATTTGGTTAGATAATGACATTTGATTAGACAAGGAAGGCATTCACTAAATTGTGCTGACCTGTCAAAGACGAGTTCATT
Encoded proteins:
- the zgc:113279 gene encoding NF-kappa-B inhibitor zeta isoform X3, whose amino-acid sequence is MRGRYKSKENAGSECIHAFEAKRDIGNGLFRSYDSEPASYSEGPNSPNGGILTSLDDGNGPSTMNSSLTGPKRSNYDGEKRYLGVRVKMPVRDMLNKIRIAKGMDPKHIQGNCGKALKGEKKRVNTNRDRRSSKRKQPTKSLEELAIIVEVLEEDLKASKPYSQSNTSESPDYSPEPNVQPWNSPEQLQHSHSMKFSQEKKMPQQATNYCMSELKLSRSAHNHNTSVPPLNSQGRCINDESDNMMPSPDSYMTYSPSNTSECQVPSPQYSGFASPLSSSYELGQDGGSDYQDSFSPQCQDSFSPQCQDSFSPQCQDSFSPQCQDSFSPQCQDSFSPQCQDSFSPQCQDSFSPQCQDSFSPQCQDSFSPQCQDSFSPQCQDGFSPQCQDGFSPQCQDSFSPQCQDSFSSYWLSYMGQNWNSTAYFWNQLQREESLLAVVSDTEVLATDRNGRTALHRVVGQGKRALGYVIAKRMAALNRLDVKDSEGKTALHLAAQKNQHLMVADLIHLGACVNEKDRSGKTCLHLSVENGYIRVLEVLKNMMKEGIYVDVEATDNYGLSVFQCAVVALNVTVRELERSVAPSQMRLHTLRKEQMMETLGCLLQMGSYHHTLGNYVT
- the zgc:113279 gene encoding NF-kappa-B inhibitor zeta isoform X2 codes for the protein MRGRYKSKENAGSECIHAFEAKRDIGNGLFRSYDSEPASYSEGPNSPNGGILTSLDDGNGPSTMNSSLTGPKRSNYDGEKRYLGVRVKMPVRDMLNKIRIAKGMDPKHIQGNCGKALKGEKKRVNTNRDRRSSKRKQPTKSLEELAIIVEVLEEDLKASKPYSQSNTSESPDYSPEPNVQPWNSPEQLQHSHSMKFSQEKKMPQQATNYCMSELKLSRSAHNHNTSVPPLNSQGRCINDESDNMMPSPDSYMTYSPSNTSECQVPSPQYSGFASPLSSSYELGQDGGSDYQDSFSPQCQDSFSPQCQDSFSPQCQDSFSPQCQDSFSPQCQDSFSPQCQDSFSPQCQDSFSPQCQDSFSPQCQDSFSPQCQDSFSPQCQDGFSPQCQDGFSPQCQDSFSPQCQDSFSSYWLSYMGQNWNSTAYFWNQLQREESLLAVVSDTEVLATDRNGRTALHRVVGQGKRALGYVIAKRMAALNRLDVKDSEGKTALHLAAQKNQHLMVADLIHLGACVNEKDRSGKTCLHLSVENGYIRVLEVLKNMMKEGIYVDVEATDNYGLSVFQCAVVALNVTVRELERSVAPSQMRLHTLRKEQMMETLGCLLQMGSYHHTLVRVSLYNIGG
- the zgc:113279 gene encoding NF-kappa-B inhibitor zeta isoform X1 encodes the protein MRGRYKSKENAGSECIHAFEAKRDIGNGLFRSYDSEPASYSEGPNSPNGGILTSLDDGNGPSTMNSSLTGPKRSNYDGEKRYLGVRVKMPVRDMLNKIRIAKGMDPKHIQGNCGKALKGEKKRVNTNRDRRSSKRKQPTKSLEELAIIVEVLEEDLKASKPYSQSNTSESPDYSPEPNVQPWNSPEQLQHSHSMKFSQEKKMPQQATNYCMSELKLSRSAHNHNTSVPPLNSQGRCINDESDNMMPSPDSYMTYSPSNTSECQVPSPQYSGFASPLSSSYELGQDGGSDYQDSFSPQCQDSFSPQCQDSFSPQCQDSFSPQCQDSFSPQCQDSFSPQCQDSFSPQCQDSFSPQCQDSFSPQCQDSFSPQCQDSFSPQCQDGFSPQCQDGFSPQCQDSFSPQCQDSFSSYWLSYMGQNWNSTAYFWNQLQREESLLAVVSDTEVLATDRNGRTALHRVVGQGKRALGYVIAKRMAALNRLDVKDSEGKTALHLAAQKNQHLMVADLIHLGACVNEKDRSGKTCLHLSVENGYIRVLEVLKNMMKEGIYVDVEATDNYGMFGFLVLFRAFHFLKTLNVSLIFKAAICNILIESKPKKWLICSMCSISVLPVLMCSFCIFYFRFCKPASNS